The region GCCCTCAGCAGCCACACCATCCCCCAACACTGGGACGACCAGGCACGCCATCGCCTCCTCAAcaacctccaccaccacagccagcagctccaccaatGCCTCGCACACAACGCCACGCTCTTCCAAGGCCAAGGGCCTCGCAACGCCACCCTCGCCATCAGCAAGTACTTCAGACGCATCCAACACTTCCTCCACGCCCACAACCACAGCGCCTGCGCCTGGGACCACGTCCGCCTCGAAGCTCGCGCCTCTTTCCAACGCCTCCACAACCTCACCCGCACCATCTGCGCTTAGAACAACCACCCCCAACAACCCACGCGGACCCAACAACACttctccaccacccacccacacccgccTCCCAcctctcgcctctcctctcccacggcAAGAGCCGCGGCACCCTCCGCCTCCAGTCACCCACCCCCTAGTTATAcaactgtctttatttatttatttagttatttatttacttgtttgtttgtttgtttatttatttattcggaCAACGCCTTCCATCTATTTATTCCACACACAATAAAGACCTCTTGCAAAAACCCTGCCGATGCCTCTCCTCTCACAAGCACACCAACGGGGCTCTGGGGCGCGGGGAAAACACCTCCACTCCACACCGACTCCAAGCCCTGCTCCAAACAGGGCTCTCCACACCCCGCCACCGctcccctcttgcccacctccccaaggagACACCTGCCTacacctcctcccaaaaccccGGGCAGGCTTCAGCCGGCGCCATCACAACCGTCTCGGCCACCCTTGGCTCCTCAACACTTGCCACCTTCCACCCCGCTTCACACACACTCAACAGCAGCTCCGCAGGCCTCAGGACAAGGACACCCACCTCTCGCGGCggctccacaggagggccacaaacacCATCCCCGCCACGGAACACCTCTCCCACGCGACAGCCCGAGAGACAGATGCCCTTCTTCCGccgggagaagaagagaagcctctggggagaccttcttgcgccCTTTCAACAAATACTTCACAGGCGCTTGGAAGaccaaagatggggacagactttttagtagcgcctgtagccacagcacaagggggaacggtttgaaACCAAGAGAGGGTACCTTCAGGCCCCGTACCAGGAAGCCATCGTTACCATGACgctgctgaaacactggctgctcagagaggctggagatgccccagccctgcaaacactcAAGGTCGCGTGTCTCACGGGGGGCT is a window of Numenius arquata chromosome Z, bNumArq3.hap1.1, whole genome shotgun sequence DNA encoding:
- the LOC141477171 gene encoding interferon-like, yielding MPAPATPHTRLPHGAPTLLLLLTALATTLACRHLPPCHTTFPWDSLNILRRMAPAPTQPCQHQQPLFPFPDTLLHTHQPQQAAAVARHILHNLFAALSSHTIPQHWDDQARHRLLNNLHHHSQQLHQCLAHNATLFQGQGPRNATLAISKYFRRIQHFLHAHNHSACAWDHVRLEARASFQRLHNLTRTICA